A stretch of DNA from Bacteroidales bacterium:
GTGTTACTTTAGTCGGGTCAATAACGCCTGATTTGAAAAGGTTTTCAAATTTTTCAGTATGAGCATTGAACCCGAAATCATCTTTTCCTTCTCTTACTCGCTGCACTATAACAGAACCTTCCAGTCCTGCATTTTCAACAATTTGCCGCAAAGGTTCTTCTAATGACCTTTTAATAATTGCAATGCCAATTTCTTCATCTTCATTATCTCCTTTAAGTTTTTCCAGAGTGTTAATAGTACGGATATATGCAACTCCGCCTCCGGGAACTATACCTTCTTCAACGGCGGCACGGGTTGCATTTAAGGCGTCGTCAAAACGGTCTTTCTTTTCTTTCATTTCCACTTCACTGGCTGCACCAACCTGAATCACAGCTACACCGCCTGATAATTTTGCAAGGCGTTCCTGCAATTTTTCACGGTCATAATCTGATGTAGTATTCTCAATCTGTGTTTTAATTTGTGCTACTCTGGCTTTAATTTGTCCTGGTTCGCCTTTTCCGCTAACAATTGTTGTATTGTCTTTATCAACAACCACTTTTTCTGCTTGTCCGAGATATGATAGTTCAGCATCTTCAAGTTTGTAACCTGTTTCTTCCGAAATAAGTGTTCCACCTGTTAAGATAGCGATATCTTCCAGCATAGCTTTTCTTCTGTCTCCAAAACCCGGAGCTTTAACAGCTGCAATCTTTAATGAGCCACGCAATTTATTAACTACTAAAGTTGCCAAAGCTTCTCCTTCAACTTCTTCAGCAATTATCAAAAGCGGACGACCTGTTTGTACTACTTTTTCAAGGATCGGAAGAAAATCTTTCATTACCGATATTTTCTTGTCATAAATCAATATGTAAGGAGTTTCGAAAACTGTCTCCATTTTGTCTGTGTCGGTAACAAAATAAGGAGAAATATAGCCCCTGTCGAACTGCATACCTTCCACAACCTTAACAGTTGTTTCTGTGCCTTTGGCTTCTTCAATAGTAATAACACCTTCATGCCCGGCTTTAGACATTGCATAAGAAATAGTTACCCCGATTTCATTTTCATTGTTTGAAGAAATGGAGCCAACCTGAGAAATTTCATCTACTGCAACAATTTCATTTATGACTTTAACTTTATCGGTATAGCTTAACTCCTGTTTTTTATCTTTAACTTCTTTAAAGATAACTTCTGCTTTGTCAATAATGTTGTTCTTTTTAATTGCTCTGGACTGGCTTTTAAGTTTGTCAATAATTACAGTTACAGCCTTGTCAATGCCACGTTTGAGATCCATGGGGTTTGCACCAGCTGTAACATTTTTTAAGCCGGTAGTTATAATTGCCTGAGCCAAAACAGTAGCTGTTGTTGTTCCATCTCCGGCAATATCTGCAGTTTTTGAAGCAACTTCTTTTACGAGTTGAGCACCCATGTTTTCAACGGGTTCTTTCAGTTCAATTTCTTTTGCAACGGAGACTCCATCTTTAGTAACCTGAGGTGCCCCATATTTTTTGTCAATAATGACATTGCGCCCTTTGGGTCCAAGAGTGATTTTTACAGCATCTGAAAGAGCATCAACTCCTTTTTTTAACGCCTCACGGGCCTTAATATCAAAAATAATTTCCTTTGCCATTTGTTTAATTTTTTTTTGTTATTATAATTTTATTAAATCACCATATAAATATCATCTTCACGCATTATCAGATATGATTTTCCATCAATAATGACTTCAGTACCTGAATATTTTCCGTAAAGAACTTGGTCACCTGTTTTAAGTGTCATAGGTTCGTCTTTTTTTCCTTTTCCAACAGCTACCACAGTACCTTTCTGAGGTTTTTCTTTTGCTGTGTCAGGTATAATGATTCCACCAGCAGTTTTTTCTTCAGCAGGAGCTGGCTCTATAAGAACCCTGTCTTTTAAGGGCGTTCCTAAATTTTTTGTCATAACTTTTACTTTTTGATTTATAATTAATGAGGATTAGTTTTATATTTCGTTTGCAATAGTCATATTTTATGCCATTCAAGAAAAATTATATTAAATGGACAATTTTTCAGTTTCGATTATATAAAAAACAAAAAATGTCAGAACGGATATGACATTCTGACACTTAATATTTTTAAATTTATTGACTAGTTGTTCCCTGTGGGTGCAGGGGTATAATCAACAGGTTGTTCGTTATTAATCTGCTCTCTGAGTTCGGTATCAATAGTTGCATCTTTGTTGGCTCTAGGTATAACAAAAATTGATACTAAGCTCAACACAACGAGTGCAATAGCAAGGGTCCATGTGGCTTTTTCAAGAAAATCGGCTGTTTTTCTAACACCCATAAACTGATTAGATGATGAAAAATTGGAGGCAAGCCCACCACCTTTTGAATTTTGAACTAAAACAATCAATATTAGCAAAATACAAATTATAAAAATGAGTACAGAAATTACAATATATGCTCCCATGCTGAATATTATTAATGAAGTTATTTACTTAATTTTAATTTAAGATTTTCAATTTGGGCTGCAAAATAACTGCTTTTTTCCGGAACTAACAAATTTAATTTGAGGTAAATTTTTAGTGCTTTTTCGTTTAAGCCTTGTGAAATATAAATTTTTGCCAAAGTTTCACTAACAATATCGTCATGTTCAACACAACTGTTCTCAGCCATATTAACCGAACTAAAAAAGTCTCGCTTTGGCGGTGATATTTTTGGTTGTTCGCGGACAAATTTGTCAATCAGGGCATTTTCTTCCTTTTTATAGGTTGACAGCTGTTTATTATCAGGGCTTTCAACTTCAGCATTGCTTGCTTGATTTTCTATTGGACTGACCTTATCATCTGGGCTATTTTCGGACTCTTTCGAGTTTGAAAATTTTTCAGGTTTATTGTTTGACAATGTTGAATCAACTTCAGGTTGTACTTCATTAATTATTGCTTCTTCAACATTCTGAGTGAAGGGCTGTTCTTTATTATCATCTCTTAATGTTACGGGTTGTATTACTTTTTGATTATATATGAGCCAATAAAGCACGGAACGATCGTTAATATGTGCTGCAGATTTTTTTAATTGTTCCTCAAACTGGATATCATTACTAATGTTCAGGAATGTAGTGTATAATAGATGTGCGGTTTGAAAATAAGGATATTGATTAAGCAGAGATAGCATTTCCTGCTTATTAATCTGGGTTATGTTTTCATGGTTATTGATATAACCAATAAATTCGCTTTTATTCATTTATTAATTACCAATTAACGGCAGTTTTATTAAATACATCATCAACGAGATATTCAATAATTTGTTCTACTATCTCGTTTTCAACGCTGGAAAGGGTTTGAGAGCTGGGATAGTCAGCATATCTCATAAAACTGGCTTCGTAATTTTGTTTTTCATCGTACTTATTAACAAAGCGAATATTAATAGTTATTGATAGACGGTTTAGAGCTGCAGTTTGATCTCCCTGAATAGCCGTTGGCGAAGTATAATAATTTGTTATTTCTCCCGAAAGGTCAAAATCGCCAACGGAATTAACCGGAACCAGGTTTGTTTGGGAGCTAAACCGATTACGCAGGGCCTCTGTTAACTGTTGGCTTAATGTCGGTTTTACAAGGGATGCATTGTTTTTAATATAATGGATGGAAATAGTTTTGATTTCGGGGGGAATGGATGCGCCGGTAAAGGAATAATTTATTTTGCATGATTGTATTGTACAAATCATACTGAATAACAATATAATTATTACTTTTTGCTTCATATCTAATGCAAAAATAATTCTAAAAATGAAACTGTCAAATTAAAAGCTTAAAGTTTCATAAGCGGATTTGAGACTTTCTGATAGAAAATGTAATTGCATCCAAAGTGTACGTTGAAATTTTTTGTGTGATAAGGAATAATAGCTGCAAGAAAATTGTCGGTAGATAAAAATATCTGGAATGGTCCAAATCTAAGGGCTGCTCCAATACCAAAATTAAGCCACTCACGGTTCATATATGAGTATGAAAATGAAAAATCCAGTATGTTCTTGAACAACCTGTTATATGCTATAGTAAACGCAGGTTGAAAAGTCTTTCCATATATTTCTCCTCGGAAAATTACCGCAGCACGGTCTTTTTTTGAAATATTGTAATATCCGCTCAAATAGATTTTTGTTGGAAGCGGACTGGAATATCTTTTATTTTCTTCTTCAATTTTAAATATATTCGCAATGGAGTCCAATAGTTTGTCAATAGCATTTTCCTGTGTTGAATCTTTTCTGAAAAAATCTGCAATGTCAATGCCCTGAAAAGTAAAACTTTTATCACTCATGGAATATCTTCTGGTTTCGGTTTTCCAGAAGATATATCCAAAATCAATAACACTGGCACCTACAGTCCATTTTTCATTAATTTTATATGTGGCACCCAGATCAATGCCGAATCCGGGATTATTAAAGTTAAACAAATAATCTTTGTAATCATCAATAGTCATTGTATCGTTATCAAATAAAGTGTTATATATTTTTTCCGGCGCTGATGTATAAAGATCAAAATCAGAGTTGGCAGTGAGATTATAATATTCTTCATCAACCTCAAGGCTTAGTTTGCTTTTTTTTGTATAAACATTTGACATCCCGAATAAAAGTTTAAACCTTCCCCCTACAGTCCATTTGGAATTCAGGTTGTAAGTGTATCCAAGAGCTAATTCACGATAATGCGTAAGTTCGGCTCCTAATCCGTTAAAGTTGGCTGCAGAACCAATAAATTGTGAATTTCCACGCCATATCATTGAGAGAAGGTCTCTTGGGTAAGTAAACCTGAATCTTAATTTTTCGGTTAAAGACAAACTAACATAATGTACACGTTTAATTTTAAAACCA
This window harbors:
- the groL gene encoding chaperonin GroEL (60 kDa chaperone family; promotes refolding of misfolded polypeptides especially under stressful conditions; forms two stacked rings of heptamers to form a barrel-shaped 14mer; ends can be capped by GroES; misfolded proteins enter the barrel where they are refolded when GroES binds), with amino-acid sequence MAKEIIFDIKAREALKKGVDALSDAVKITLGPKGRNVIIDKKYGAPQVTKDGVSVAKEIELKEPVENMGAQLVKEVASKTADIAGDGTTTATVLAQAIITTGLKNVTAGANPMDLKRGIDKAVTVIIDKLKSQSRAIKKNNIIDKAEVIFKEVKDKKQELSYTDKVKVINEIVAVDEISQVGSISSNNENEIGVTISYAMSKAGHEGVITIEEAKGTETTVKVVEGMQFDRGYISPYFVTDTDKMETVFETPYILIYDKKISVMKDFLPILEKVVQTGRPLLIIAEEVEGEALATLVVNKLRGSLKIAAVKAPGFGDRRKAMLEDIAILTGGTLISEETGYKLEDAELSYLGQAEKVVVDKDNTTIVSGKGEPGQIKARVAQIKTQIENTTSDYDREKLQERLAKLSGGVAVIQVGAASEVEMKEKKDRFDDALNATRAAVEEGIVPGGGVAYIRTINTLEKLKGDNEDEEIGIAIIKRSLEEPLRQIVENAGLEGSVIVQRVREGKDDFGFNAHTEKFENLFKSGVIDPTKVTRVALENAASIAGMFLTTACVISDIKEDTPPPMMNPGMGGMGGMM
- a CDS encoding co-chaperone GroES, with the translated sequence MTKNLGTPLKDRVLIEPAPAEEKTAGGIIIPDTAKEKPQKGTVVAVGKGKKDEPMTLKTGDQVLYGKYSGTEVIIDGKSYLIMREDDIYMVI
- the secG gene encoding preprotein translocase subunit SecG, with the translated sequence MGAYIVISVLIFIICILLILIVLVQNSKGGGLASNFSSSNQFMGVRKTADFLEKATWTLAIALVVLSLVSIFVIPRANKDATIDTELREQINNEQPVDYTPAPTGNN
- the lptE gene encoding LPS assembly lipoprotein LptE, giving the protein MKQKVIIILLFSMICTIQSCKINYSFTGASIPPEIKTISIHYIKNNASLVKPTLSQQLTEALRNRFSSQTNLVPVNSVGDFDLSGEITNYYTSPTAIQGDQTAALNRLSITINIRFVNKYDEKQNYEASFMRYADYPSSQTLSSVENEIVEQIIEYLVDDVFNKTAVNW
- a CDS encoding DUF5723 family protein encodes the protein MKRIKIFFAIAATLVITNNFVLAQDGMTSYTMSTLPQAYYDNPGQMPLYKIHIGCLPIVFLPVLSSNYTSISNSGFKYDDLIHQRKSDDSLYFDFEDVVDGLAKKNHLILNQQIELLSFGFKIKRVHYVSLSLTEKLRFRFTYPRDLLSMIWRGNSQFIGSAANFNGLGAELTHYRELALGYTYNLNSKWTVGGRFKLLFGMSNVYTKKSKLSLEVDEEYYNLTANSDFDLYTSAPEKIYNTLFDNDTMTIDDYKDYLFNFNNPGFGIDLGATYKINEKWTVGASVIDFGYIFWKTETRRYSMSDKSFTFQGIDIADFFRKDSTQENAIDKLLDSIANIFKIEEENKRYSSPLPTKIYLSGYYNISKKDRAAVIFRGEIYGKTFQPAFTIAYNRLFKNILDFSFSYSYMNREWLNFGIGAALRFGPFQIFLSTDNFLAAIIPYHTKNFNVHFGCNYIFYQKVSNPLMKL